The following proteins come from a genomic window of Oncorhynchus nerka isolate Pitt River unplaced genomic scaffold, Oner_Uvic_2.0 unplaced_scaffold_2988, whole genome shotgun sequence:
- the LOC135566908 gene encoding uncharacterized protein LOC135566908 codes for MADGVHGQSCLNVTYTKRSICALKGSTVDITCTYRHPSWHNVTEVSWFNKWETGVTTDLIQDPEYAGRVKYHPTTDKDSTLRITDLRESDSAEYKFRFTTTAVKWGNSFPGTTLIVTDLQVKETPGTEEGKVTLTCSTTCTLTDNPTYIWYKNGQLLTNPNTQDNYLYLDQISSGDAGSYSCSVKGYENLRSPVTFFGEPKSLKNAVVGIIVVILILILCLFGFMWFRKKASKSTSDTRDRRDTAENGQRDSNPVYDNISGMNLSPIAAQRAITDEQDDITYASIQHRNQEVPLDSTVPPSHPQKQDEDFQYATVKFNSPSAAQ; via the exons ATGGCTGATG GTGTTCATGGTCAGAGCTGTTTGAATGTGACTTACACCAAGAGGAGTATCTGTGCCTTGAAGGGGTCAACAGTGGACATTACCTGCACGTATAGACATCCCAGCTGGCATAACGTCACAGAAGTATCCTGGTTCAACAAATGGGAGACTGGAGTTACTACAGATCTAATCCAGGACCCAGAGTATGCAGGTCGTGTGAAGTACCATCCAACTACAGACAAGGACTCCACCCTGAGAATCACAGACCTGAGAGAGAGTGACTCTGCTGAATATAAGTTTAGATTTACAACAACTGCAGTAAAATGGGGAAACAGCTTCCCTGGAACAACTCTGATTGTCACAG ACCTGCAGGTGAAGGAGACTCCTGGCACAGAGGAAGGGAAGGtgacactgacctgtagcaccaccTGTACTCTAACTGACAATCCCACCTACATCTGGTACAAGAACGGACAACTTCTCACCAACCCAAACACCCAAGATAACTACCTCTACTTAGACCAAATCAGCAGTGGGGACGCAGGCAGCTACTCCTGTAGTGTTAAAGGCTACGAGAATCTCCGTTCTCCTGTTACATTCTTTGGGGAGCCAAAGTCTTTGAAGAATGCAGTTGTAGGAATCATAGTGGTTATTCTAATTCTCATACTCTGTCTCTTTGGGTTCATGTGGTTCAG GAAGAAGGCCTCCAAATCCACCTCTGACacaagagacagaagagacacagCAGAGAACGGACAG AGAGACTCTAATCCAGTATATGACAACATCTCAGGCATGAACTTGTCCCCTATTGCAGCACAGAGAGCGATCACAGACGAGCAGGATGATATTACCTACGCCAGCATCCAACACAGAAACCAGGAAGTGCCTCTGGACTCCACCGTCCCACCGTCTCACCCCCAGAAACAGGACGAGGATTTCCAGTATGCTACTGTGAAATTCAACAGCCCCAGTGCTGCTCAATAG